The following are encoded together in the Xanthobacter autotrophicus Py2 genome:
- a CDS encoding large conductance mechanosensitive channel protein (TIGRFAM: large conductance mechanosensitive channel protein~PFAM: large-conductance mechanosensitive channel~KEGG: bja:bll5071 mechanosensitive channel homolog), which yields MPVLKEFREFAVKGNVMDLAIGVIIGAAFGNIVTSLVGDIFMPVIGAITGGLDFSNHFIPLSSAVTADNLVDAKKQGAVLAYGSFITIAINFLIVAAVLFLVVRTINTLRRAEENKPAPAPTRSEVLLTEIRDMLAKRPS from the coding sequence ATGCCGGTGTTGAAGGAGTTCAGGGAATTCGCGGTCAAGGGCAATGTGATGGATCTCGCCATCGGCGTGATCATCGGCGCAGCCTTCGGCAACATCGTGACCTCGCTCGTGGGCGACATCTTCATGCCGGTCATCGGCGCCATCACCGGCGGTCTCGATTTCTCGAACCACTTCATCCCCCTGTCGTCGGCTGTGACGGCCGACAACCTGGTGGACGCCAAAAAGCAGGGAGCGGTACTGGCGTATGGCTCCTTCATTACCATCGCCATTAATTTCCTGATCGTGGCGGCGGTGCTGTTCCTGGTGGTGCGGACCATCAACACCCTGCGCCGGGCCGAGGAGAACAAGCCGGCGCCGGCGCCGACCCGCTCCGAGGTGCTGCTCACCGAGATCCGCGACATGCTCGCCAAACGCCCGAGCTGA
- a CDS encoding Dihydroorotate oxidase (PFAM: dihydroorotate dehydrogenase~KEGG: rru:Rru_A0514 dihydroorotate dehydrogenase 2) — MDLYGVLKPLFRFMTPEQAHHLSIRVLKSGLVPDLSGGPDDPVLATRVWGLDFPNPVGLAAGFDKHCEVADALFRFGFGFVEAGTVTPRPQPGNPLPRLFRLDEDEAVINRFGFNSEGLAPFVFRLGQRRASGKHGIVGANVGKNKESEDALEDYGAGVSATCRLADYLVCNISSPNTPGLRALQARAEMETLLAHVISVRNASMPDPAARTPLLVKVAPDLDDAALADVAEASLATGVDGIIMGNTTLSRPASLQSKFKDETGGLSGKPLLALSTERLGALYRLVGGRLPIIGVGGIASGADAYAKVRAGASLVQIYSALVFHGPGLVTRIKTDLAARLKADGFASIADAVGVDVR, encoded by the coding sequence ATGGACCTCTACGGCGTCCTCAAGCCCCTGTTCCGGTTCATGACGCCGGAGCAGGCGCATCACCTGTCCATCCGCGTGTTGAAGAGCGGCCTGGTGCCGGACCTGTCGGGGGGACCCGACGATCCGGTGCTGGCGACGCGGGTGTGGGGGCTCGATTTCCCCAATCCGGTGGGCCTTGCCGCCGGCTTCGACAAGCATTGCGAGGTGGCGGACGCCCTGTTCAGGTTCGGCTTCGGCTTTGTGGAGGCCGGCACGGTGACGCCGCGCCCGCAGCCGGGCAATCCCCTGCCCCGCCTGTTCCGGCTGGATGAGGACGAGGCGGTCATCAACCGCTTCGGCTTCAACAGCGAGGGCCTCGCCCCCTTCGTCTTCCGCCTTGGGCAGCGCCGGGCCAGCGGCAAGCACGGCATCGTCGGCGCCAATGTGGGGAAGAACAAGGAGAGCGAGGACGCGCTGGAGGATTACGGCGCCGGCGTCTCGGCCACCTGCCGCCTCGCCGACTATCTGGTGTGCAACATCTCCTCGCCCAACACGCCGGGCCTTCGGGCGCTGCAGGCGCGGGCGGAGATGGAAACCCTGCTCGCCCACGTCATTAGCGTGCGCAATGCCTCCATGCCCGATCCCGCCGCGCGCACCCCCCTGCTGGTAAAGGTGGCGCCGGACCTCGACGACGCGGCCCTGGCCGACGTGGCGGAGGCCTCCCTCGCCACCGGCGTGGACGGCATCATCATGGGAAACACCACCCTGTCGCGCCCGGCGAGCCTGCAAAGCAAGTTCAAGGACGAGACCGGCGGCCTCTCCGGCAAGCCCCTGCTGGCCCTGTCCACCGAGCGCCTCGGGGCGCTTTATCGGCTTGTGGGCGGCCGGCTGCCCATCATCGGCGTGGGCGGCATTGCTTCCGGAGCGGACGCCTATGCCAAGGTCCGCGCCGGGGCGAGCCTGGTGCAGATCTATTCCGCCCTGGTGTTCCATGGCCCCGGCCTCGTGACCCGGATCAAGACGGATCTCGCCGCCCGCCTGAAGGCGGACGGCTTCGCCTCCATTGCCGATGCGGTGGGCGTGGACGTGCGCTGA